The following proteins are encoded in a genomic region of Liolophura sinensis isolate JHLJ2023 chromosome 7, CUHK_Ljap_v2, whole genome shotgun sequence:
- the LOC135470619 gene encoding excitatory amino acid transporter 1-like, with protein sequence MGVYPTTPTPPPPAHPCITEPFIPKKDIVEGGRFKRHGSASEMKVTRDCCVGFIKSNLLVLLILIGVLVGIAIGVGLNSKDPKLSQPEIVYLRFPGELFLQSMKMLLIPIVVSSLLCATAEIDIRSSGKIGLRALTYYISTLVLASLLGIILVLTVRPGDRTGGRPNLASDIPSPSSNPGLAFMDLFRNMVPDNLVEVCFKSKKTREVTGDGATTIGNSSPFSSVLNAVKNISDEDAKERGQVKLTVENVDGINMMGLVVASILFGCVTSASGREAKPFLDFFKAVRVVSFKLVAIFIWYSPVGIAFLIASKLAEMDDPTKTFKDLAIFTVTVLVGSATLPVTIKCLEERNRVDPQVTKLTASVGATVNMDGACLYLTMMAIFIAQLNGIPLSAGQLVTISILSLSIAMGAAGVPGSAVISMLMMLASMGLPTDDISTLLAVDWFLAHCRTSINILGDGIGAAVIEHFSRHDLKKMAEREIMLTAKSEKDLCEGETEQGTARV encoded by the exons ATGGGTGTGTACCCAACCACCCCGACCCCACCACCCCCAGCCCACCCTTGTATAACCGAGCCATTTATTCCAAAGAAAGACATCGTCGAAGGTGGACGTTTTAAGAGGCACGGCTCAGCGTCCGAGATGAAGGTGACGAGAGACTGTTGTGTTGGCTTTATCAAGTCAAACTTGCTCGTGTTGCTTATTTTGATTGGAGTACTTGTTGGGATCGCCATTGGGGTAGGCCTGAATTCCAAAGACCCCAAACTTAGCCAGCCAGAAATTGTCTACCTTCGTTTTCCCGGGGAACTTTTTCTGCAGAGTATGAAGATGCTGTTAATCCCGATCGTTGTGTCAAGTCTCTTGTGTGCTACGGCCGAAATCGACATCCGGTCTTCAGGAAAGATTGGTCTTCGGGCTCTGACCTATTACATCTCTACCCTAGTGCTTGCGTCTCTCTTAGGGATAATATTAGTACTGACGGTTCGTCCGGGGGATAGAACAGGTGGGCGGCCAAACTTGGCCTCTGACATCCCCTCCCCATCCTCAAATCCAGGCCTCGCCTTCATGGATCTCTTCAG GAACATGGTCCCGGACAACCTTGTTGAAGTTTGCTTCAAATCG AAGAAGACTAGAGAAGTGACAGGCGATGGAGCGACGACTATAGGCAACTCGTCACCTTTTTCCTCGGTTTTGAACGCTGTGAAAAATATCAGTG ACGAAGATGCAAAGGAGCGAGGACAGGTAAAACTGACCGTTGAAAACGTGGATGGTATCAACATGATGGGCCTGGTTGTAGCCTCCATACTGTTTGGCTGCGTCACGTCCGCTTCCGGAAGGGAGGCAAAGccttttttagatttttttaaggCTGTGAGAGTTGTCAGTTTTAAGCTCGTGGCAATTTTCATCTG GTACTCGCCTGTTGGAATCGCTTTTCTCATTGCATCCAAGTTAGCGGAGATGGACGACCCAACAAAAACCTTCAAAGATCTGGCCATTTTTACTGTGACTGTGCTGGTCGG TAGTGCCACTCTGCCAGTCACCATTAAGTGCCTCGAGGAAAGGAATAGAGTGGACCCGCAAGTTACAAAACTGACAGCATCTGTAGGGGCCACTGTCAACATGGACGGCGCCTGTCTCTACCTCACCATGATGGCCATCTTTATAGCACAGCTTAACGGAATTCCACTGTCGGCTGGGCAGCTGGTCACTATAAG TATTCTGTCCCTGTCAATCGCAATGGGAGCAGCCGGAGTTCCGGGGTCTGCTGTGATCTCCATGCTCATGATGCTCGCCTCGATGGGGCTGCCCACGGACGATATCAGCACCCTGCTCGCTGTCGACTGGTTCCT AGCGCACTGCCGGACCTCCATCAACATATTAGGAGATGGAATTGGAGCAGCTGTTATTGAACATTTCTCCCGACATGATCTAAAGAAAATGGCGGAAAGGGAGATAATGTTGACGGCTAAATCGGAAAAGGACCTGTGTGAGGGAGAAACAGAACAGGGAACAGCACGCGTTTGA
- the LOC135470618 gene encoding excitatory amino acid transporter 1-like: MEPLNPKDDLVRNAEERDRKWLPKSVTRKCFVGFLKSNLLVLLMLVGVLVGVAIGLGLNSKDPKLSQPEIVYLRFPGELFLQSMKMLLIPIVVSSLLCATAEIDIRSSGKIGLRASAYYISTLVLASVLGVILVVTVRPGDRTSGRPSLVPDIPSSSSNPGLAFMDLFRNMVPDNLVEVCFKSKKTREVTGDGTTTMGNSSSFSSVLNAVKNISDEDAKNEGQIKLIVEKVDGINMMGLVVASILFGCVTSASGNEAKPFLDFFKALRVVSFKLVAIFIWYSPVGIAFLIASKLAEMDDPTKTFKDLAIFTVTVLVGLFIHGFIVLSLLYLVFLRKNPLKFLVGMVPAMLFAFGSESSSATLPVTIKCLEEKNGVDPRVTKLIASIGATVNMDGTCLYFTMMAIFIAQFNGIPLSAGQLVTISILSLSIAMGAAGVPGTGVIYMIMILTSMGLPTDDISTLLAVDWFLARCRTSINILGDGIGAAVIEHFSRHDLKKMAEREIILTANSEQDLYEGEAEQGTARV; this comes from the exons ATGGAGCCCCTTAATCCGAAGGATGACCTTGTTAGGAACGCAGAGGAAAGGGATCGCAAATGGCTGCCCAAGTCTGTCACACGAAAATGTTTCGTCGGTTTCCTGAAGTCCAACTTGCTGGTGTTGCTTATGTTGGTTGGAGTTCTTGTTGGGGTCGCCATTGGATTAGGCCTAAACTCCAAAGACCCCAAACTTAGCCAGCCAGAGATTGTCTACCTTCGTTTTCCCGGGGAGCTTTTCCTACAGAGTATGAAGATGCTGTTAATCCCGATCGTTGTGTCAAGTCTCTTGTGCGCTACGGCCGAAATCGACATCCGGTCTTCAGGAAAGATTGGTCTTCGGGCCTCGGCCTATTACATCTCTACCCTCGTGCTTGCGTCTGTCTTAGGGGTAATTCTAGTAGTGACAGTTCGTCCGGGGGATAGGACAAGTGGGCGGCCAAGCTTGGTCCCAGACATCCCCTCCTCATCCTCAAATCCAGGCCTCGCCTTCATGGATCTTTTCAG GAACATGGTCCCGGACAACCTTGTTGAAGTTTGCTTCAAATCG AAGAAGACTAGAGAAGTGACAGGCGATGGAACGACGACTATGGGCAACTCGTCATCTTTTTCCTCGGTTTTGAACGCTGTGAAAAATATCAGTG ACGAAGATGCAAAGAATGAAGGACAAATAAAACTGATCGTGGAAAAAGTTGATGGTATCAACATGATGGGCCTGGTTGTTGCTTCCATACTGTTTGGCTGCGTCACTTCCGCTTCTGGAAACGAGGCCAAGCCTTTCTTAGACTTCTTTAAGGCTCTGAGAGTTGTCAGTTTCAAGCTCGTGGCAATTTTTATCTG GTACTCGCCTGTTGGAATCGCCTTTCTGATTGCATCCAAGTTAGCGGAGATGGACGACCCAACAAAAACCTTCAAAGATCTGGCCATTTTTACTGTGACTGTGCTGGTCGGGTTATTTATTCACGGCTTTATTGTTTTGTCTCTGCTATATCTGGTTTTTCTACGCAAAAATCCCCTCAAGTTCTTAGTTGGTATGGTACCAGCTATGCTCTTCGCTTTTGGATCTGAGAGTAG TAGTGCCACTCTGCCAGTTACGATTAAGTGTCTCGAGGAAAAGAATGGAGTGGACCCGCGAGTGACCAAGCTGATAGCGTCTATAGGGGCCACTGTCAATATGGACGGCACCTGTCTCTATTTCACCATGATGGCCATCTTTATAGCACAGTTTAACGGAATTCCCCTGTCGGCTGGGCAGCTGGTCACTATAAG TATCCTATCCCTGTCGATCGCGATGGGAGCAGCCGGAGTTCCGGGGACCGGAGTGATCTACATGATTATGATCCTCACCTCCATGGGGCTGCCCACGGACGACATCAGCACTCTGCTCGCTGTCGACTGGTTTCT AGCGCGCTGCCGGACCTCCATCAACATATTAGGAGATGGAATTGGAGCAGCTGTTATTGAACATTTCTCCCGACATGATCTAAAGAAAATGGcggaaagggagataattttgACGGCTAACTCGGAACAGGACTTGTATGAGGGAGAAGCAGAACAGGGAACAGCACGCGTTTGA